In a genomic window of Rubripirellula tenax:
- a CDS encoding proline racemase family protein — MLERDEPASSIEVIDSHTEGEPTRVVVSGIPDLGVGSVADQLVVFREQFDHYRRAIVREPRGNDVMVGALMCKPLDGSADIGVIFFNNVGYLGMCGHGMIGVITTLKHRGQSIGEKCRVETPVGIVTTTNNVDGSVSFENIESYRLAKDVTIDVPTIGEVIGDVAWGGNWFFLVTYPKFEISLHEVDWLQRSATLIRKSINESGYPEVDHVELFATTPCTGADSQNFVLCPGLAYDRSPCGTGTSAKLACLAADGTLAPDQNWVQAGILGTTFEGRFQYTATDEQRIRPVITGRAFVTSQSRLHIDPADPFAWGIDPDAASRES, encoded by the coding sequence ATGCTTGAACGTGATGAACCGGCAAGTTCCATCGAAGTGATCGATTCCCACACCGAGGGTGAACCGACGCGTGTTGTGGTTTCGGGGATTCCCGATCTGGGCGTGGGTAGCGTTGCCGACCAGTTGGTCGTTTTCCGGGAACAATTTGATCACTATCGGCGTGCGATCGTCCGTGAACCACGCGGCAACGATGTCATGGTCGGTGCCCTCATGTGCAAGCCCCTTGATGGATCGGCAGATATCGGTGTCATCTTTTTCAACAATGTCGGCTATCTGGGAATGTGCGGCCACGGGATGATTGGTGTGATCACGACACTAAAACATAGGGGCCAGAGTATCGGTGAAAAATGTCGTGTCGAAACGCCGGTCGGCATCGTCACGACGACCAACAACGTCGATGGATCCGTTTCGTTTGAAAACATCGAAAGCTATCGGTTGGCCAAGGACGTCACGATCGATGTTCCCACGATCGGTGAAGTCATCGGCGATGTGGCGTGGGGTGGCAATTGGTTTTTCTTGGTGACTTATCCCAAGTTCGAAATATCGCTGCACGAAGTTGATTGGTTGCAACGATCAGCGACCTTGATTCGGAAATCGATCAATGAATCGGGCTACCCGGAAGTCGATCACGTCGAGTTGTTTGCGACGACGCCTTGCACCGGTGCAGACTCGCAGAACTTCGTGCTGTGTCCAGGGTTGGCATACGATCGATCGCCATGCGGAACAGGCACGAGTGCGAAATTGGCGTGCTTGGCTGCGGATGGCACGCTTGCGCCCGACCAGAACTGGGTTCAGGCTGGAATCCTTGGCACCACATTCGAGGGGCGTTTTCAATACACGGCAACTGATGAACAGCGGATTCGTCCGGTCATCACCGGACGTGCTTTCGTCACGTCGCAATCGCGTCTGCACATCGATCCCGCAGATCCGTTTGCGTGGGGAATTGATCCCGATGCCGCTTCGCGGGAGTCCTAG
- a CDS encoding dihydrodipicolinate synthase family protein, with amino-acid sequence MDASIFKGCIPALMTPCGDDGQPDFHALVEKATQLVAAGMHAVVYCGSMGDWPLLTDGQRQQGVAALVDADLRVIVGTGAQNTTLAADHAAHAQSIGADGLMVIPRVLSRGTSPAAQRNHFSRILAAAPDLPAVIYNSPYYGFETKADLFFSLRNQFPSLVGFKEFGGAAALSYASEQITSADDNVVLMAGVDTQVFHGFVHCGASGAITGIGNCLPEQVLILVSLCRAAANGDATARRLAKELDEALTVLSTFDEGPDLVLYYKYLLELQGDARYAKHFNSDDALSASQRGFVESQFKLFMAWWQDWTGRKEADRITCQSPAGQHA; translated from the coding sequence ATGGACGCTTCGATTTTCAAGGGCTGTATCCCAGCCCTGATGACGCCTTGCGGCGATGACGGTCAACCCGATTTTCACGCCTTGGTTGAGAAGGCAACTCAGTTGGTCGCCGCAGGCATGCATGCGGTTGTCTATTGCGGATCCATGGGTGATTGGCCGCTGCTGACGGATGGACAACGCCAACAGGGTGTCGCCGCATTGGTCGATGCGGACTTACGCGTCATCGTGGGAACCGGTGCCCAGAATACAACCCTGGCGGCGGATCATGCCGCCCACGCTCAATCGATCGGCGCGGACGGTTTGATGGTGATCCCGCGCGTCCTGTCGCGTGGTACTTCGCCTGCCGCCCAGCGAAACCATTTTTCCCGCATCTTGGCCGCCGCGCCGGATCTGCCCGCGGTGATCTACAACAGCCCCTACTATGGATTCGAAACCAAGGCCGATCTGTTTTTCAGTTTGCGCAACCAGTTTCCAAGCCTGGTTGGATTCAAGGAATTTGGCGGTGCAGCCGCACTCAGCTATGCCAGCGAACAGATCACGAGCGCCGATGACAACGTCGTTCTGATGGCCGGCGTCGACACTCAGGTCTTTCACGGATTCGTACACTGTGGTGCTTCCGGTGCAATTACTGGTATTGGCAACTGCCTTCCCGAGCAAGTGCTTATCCTGGTTTCACTCTGTCGCGCTGCTGCGAACGGCGACGCTACAGCAAGGCGACTGGCGAAAGAATTGGACGAAGCGCTGACCGTGCTATCGACCTTCGATGAAGGTCCCGACTTGGTCTTGTACTACAAGTATCTTTTGGAATTGCAGGGTGACGCGCGTTACGCGAAACACTTCAATAGCGATGACGCTTTGAGTGCGAGCCAACGCGGATTTGTTGAATCGCAATTCAAGTTGTTCATGGCATGGTGGCAAGATTGGACCGGACGCAAAGAAGCCGACCGAATCACGTGCCAATCACCGGCGGGCCAGCATGCTTGA